A part of Terriglobus roseus genomic DNA contains:
- the nuoD gene encoding NADH dehydrogenase (quinone) subunit D: protein MAPVAAPDMINPGVDDVVADARHHNQDPSRDHTMVLNMGPQHPSTHGVLRLVLEIDGETVVSLAPDIGYLHTGIEKTTEAKFYQQVVPLTDRIDYLCPMTNNLAYVLAVEKLLGLEIPERAETIRILLNELTRIQSHLVWLGTHAMDIGALTVFLYCFREREELLRLFEAVAGQRMMTSYFRIGGLSMEPPIDWFARVQKFLNIMPSKIAEYEGLLSGNPIWINRLKGVGYLSPEDAIALGVTGPPLRASGVDWDLRRDMPYSGYEKYQFKVPIRTEGDVWARYVIRLEEMYESVKICQQALDRMPEGPIVADAPKIILPNREQMKTQMESLIHHFKIVTEGFAVPAGEVFQTVESPRGVMGYYVVSDGTAKPLRCHMRNPSYATLQSLETMCKGKLLGDVVAVIGSIDIVLGEIDR, encoded by the coding sequence ATGGCACCCGTAGCCGCTCCTGACATGATCAACCCCGGTGTGGACGACGTCGTAGCAGACGCGCGCCACCACAACCAGGACCCCTCGCGCGACCACACCATGGTCCTCAACATGGGACCGCAGCACCCGTCCACCCATGGCGTGCTCCGTCTCGTGCTTGAGATCGACGGCGAAACTGTCGTCTCCCTCGCGCCTGACATCGGTTACTTGCACACCGGCATCGAGAAGACCACCGAAGCCAAGTTCTACCAGCAGGTCGTTCCCCTCACGGACCGTATCGACTATCTCTGCCCCATGACCAACAACCTGGCCTACGTGCTGGCGGTTGAAAAGCTCCTGGGCCTTGAGATTCCGGAACGTGCAGAGACCATCCGTATCCTGCTGAACGAACTCACGCGTATCCAGTCGCACCTCGTCTGGCTCGGCACGCACGCCATGGACATCGGCGCGCTCACCGTCTTCCTGTACTGCTTCCGCGAGCGCGAAGAACTCCTCCGCCTCTTTGAAGCCGTCGCAGGACAGCGCATGATGACCAGCTACTTCCGCATCGGCGGCCTCTCCATGGAACCGCCCATCGACTGGTTCGCCCGCGTGCAGAAGTTCCTGAACATCATGCCGTCGAAGATCGCCGAGTACGAAGGCTTGCTCAGCGGCAACCCCATCTGGATCAACCGCCTCAAGGGCGTCGGCTACCTCTCGCCCGAGGACGCAATCGCCCTCGGCGTCACCGGCCCACCGCTTCGCGCATCAGGCGTGGACTGGGACCTCCGCCGCGACATGCCCTACTCCGGCTACGAGAAGTACCAGTTCAAGGTACCCATCCGCACCGAAGGCGATGTCTGGGCACGCTACGTCATCCGTCTCGAAGAGATGTATGAGTCGGTAAAGATCTGCCAGCAGGCGCTTGATCGCATGCCCGAAGGCCCCATCGTGGCCGACGCGCCGAAGATCATCCTGCCCAACCGCGAGCAGATGAAGACGCAGATGGAATCGCTCATCCACCACTTCAAGATCGTCACCGAGGGCTTCGCAGTCCCCGCCGGTGAAGTCTTCCAGACGGTGGAATCACCCCGCGGCGTCATGGGCTACTACGTCGTCTCTGACGGCACAGCCAAGCCCCTGCGCTGCCACATGCGTAACCCCAGCTACGCCACACTGCAGTCGCTGGAAACCATGTGCAAAGGCAAGCTCCTCGGCGACGTCGTAGCCGTCATCGGCTCCATTGACATCGTTCTCGGCGAAATCGACCGCTAA
- a CDS encoding NADH-quinone oxidoreductase subunit C, with protein MAEALLSLEAVREHMADNPAVVALADLAVKAKFDRDELTIYVAPQNIVAAATAVQKAGYNFLEDVTAVDWYPSEPRFQVTYHIVSMGLKQRIRLAALLDGEDPVIDSITSVWPSANFYEREIWDLFGIRLVGHPNLTRIMMPTDWKGHPLRKDYPVEGYR; from the coding sequence ATGGCAGAAGCTCTCCTCTCCCTCGAAGCCGTTCGCGAACACATGGCCGACAACCCGGCCGTAGTCGCGCTTGCGGACCTCGCCGTGAAGGCCAAGTTTGATCGCGACGAACTCACCATCTACGTCGCCCCTCAGAACATCGTCGCCGCCGCCACTGCCGTGCAGAAGGCTGGCTACAACTTCCTCGAGGACGTTACGGCAGTCGACTGGTACCCCAGCGAGCCGCGCTTCCAGGTCACGTACCACATCGTCAGCATGGGGCTGAAGCAGCGCATCCGCCTCGCGGCCCTGCTCGATGGTGAAGATCCGGTCATCGACTCGATCACTTCCGTCTGGCCCAGCGCCAACTTTTACGAGCGCGAGATATGGGACCTGTTCGGCATCCGCCTCGTCGGCCACCCGAACCTGACCCGCATCATGATGCCCACCGATTGGAAGGGCCATCCGCTGCGCAAGGACTACCCCGTCGAGGGCTACCGCTAA
- a CDS encoding NADH-quinone oxidoreductase subunit A translates to MNTSHPYIWNYLPLAFQLLVAVGLAGGMVVGSYFIGKKRASKVKAGAYECGMEPVGDARGRFSVRFYMVAMLFILFDVEAVFMLPWAVIYRQLPHITGSRFFGFWEMIVYLGFVAVGLFYVWKKGVLDWSTDKADL, encoded by the coding sequence ATGAACACGTCACATCCCTATATCTGGAATTACCTTCCGCTGGCCTTCCAGCTGCTGGTGGCCGTCGGCCTCGCTGGCGGCATGGTCGTCGGATCGTATTTCATCGGTAAGAAGCGTGCCAGCAAGGTCAAGGCAGGCGCCTACGAGTGCGGTATGGAGCCCGTCGGCGACGCCCGCGGACGCTTCTCGGTCCGCTTCTACATGGTCGCCATGCTCTTCATCCTCTTCGACGTGGAAGCCGTCTTCATGCTTCCCTGGGCGGTCATCTATCGCCAGCTCCCCCACATCACAGGATCGCGCTTCTTCGGCTTCTGGGAGATGATCGTGTACCTCGGCTTCGTCGCCGTAGGCCTGTTTTACGTCTGGAAGAAGGGCGTGCTCGACTGGAGCACCGACAAGGCGGACCTCTAA
- a CDS encoding helix-turn-helix transcriptional regulator, whose translation MAGISNCIRDLRGQHSMTQQDLADRIGVTRQTVIAIEADKYSPSLEVAFRIATVFAVPLEQVFQYQPNQAGKTKR comes from the coding sequence ATGGCGGGCATCAGCAACTGCATCCGCGACCTGCGCGGACAACATTCCATGACGCAGCAGGATCTCGCCGACCGCATCGGCGTCACCCGCCAGACGGTAATCGCCATCGAGGCCGACAAGTATTCCCCGTCACTCGAAGTCGCCTTCCGCATCGCAACCGTCTTTGCAGTTCCGCTGGAACAGGTCTTCCAATATCAGCCAAATCAAGCCGGAAAGACGAAACGCTGA
- a CDS encoding prepilin peptidase, whose product MPSHWIIPALAGIVGLALGSFLNVCIVRLPADESVVSPRSRCPHCNAQLHWYDNIPLLSYLLLRGRCRDCHEPISWRYPAVELAVALWFIASFWPFTHPLPADFDPIMQLTLRCFSTACLGWFLIGLAVTDWREHILPSDLTYGGIFVGIAITCMQAFFLDSQQDDVVLKHQININSANAGRSTGNVFLTGPEFHIFSHIFAAVAAFLLLYAIRALYKALRKRNGMGLGDAKLLAMIAAFLGFAPTALALALGIFLATLYAVLLLIRGKANTATRLPFGSFLAVAGLFAAFYGQTIADAYLALFR is encoded by the coding sequence GTGCCGTCCCATTGGATCATTCCCGCGCTCGCAGGCATCGTCGGCCTCGCGCTCGGCAGCTTTCTCAACGTCTGCATCGTTCGCCTTCCCGCAGACGAGTCAGTCGTCTCACCGCGCTCCCGCTGCCCACATTGCAACGCGCAGCTTCACTGGTACGACAACATCCCACTACTCAGCTATCTACTACTCCGCGGTCGTTGCCGCGATTGTCACGAGCCCATCTCCTGGCGCTACCCCGCAGTAGAACTCGCAGTCGCACTCTGGTTCATCGCCAGCTTCTGGCCCTTCACCCATCCGCTTCCGGCTGACTTCGACCCGATCATGCAGCTCACCCTCCGCTGCTTCTCCACCGCCTGCCTCGGATGGTTCCTCATCGGCCTCGCCGTCACCGACTGGCGCGAACACATCCTGCCCAGCGACCTCACCTACGGCGGCATCTTCGTCGGCATTGCCATCACCTGCATGCAGGCCTTCTTCCTCGACTCGCAGCAGGACGACGTCGTCCTCAAACATCAGATCAACATCAACAGCGCGAACGCAGGCCGCAGCACCGGCAACGTCTTCCTCACCGGGCCAGAGTTCCACATCTTCAGCCACATCTTCGCAGCCGTCGCAGCATTCCTTCTGCTCTACGCCATCCGCGCCCTCTACAAAGCACTCCGCAAGCGCAACGGTATGGGCCTCGGCGACGCCAAACTCCTCGCCATGATCGCCGCCTTCCTCGGCTTCGCACCAACAGCACTGGCACTGGCCCTCGGCATCTTCCTCGCCACGCTGTATGCCGTTCTCCTGCTCATCCGAGGCAAAGCAAACACCGCAACAAGACTCCCCTTCGGCAGCTTCCTCGCAGTCGCAGGCCTCTTCGCAGCCTTCTACGGCCAAACAATCGCCGACGCATACTTAGCTCTCTTCCGTTAG
- a CDS encoding DUF3185 domain-containing protein — protein MKGLTIVGVVLVLAGIITLITGGFSFKEKKQDAKLGPIQVSHTEEHSFPIGPVVSGVLIVAGLGLAVAGARSK, from the coding sequence ATGAAGGGTCTCACCATTGTTGGAGTTGTGCTGGTTCTCGCAGGCATCATCACGCTGATCACAGGCGGATTTTCATTCAAAGAAAAGAAGCAGGACGCCAAACTCGGCCCCATCCAGGTCAGCCACACGGAGGAGCATTCCTTCCCCATTGGCCCCGTTGTCTCCGGCGTTCTCATCGTCGCTGGCCTTGGCCTCGCAGTAGCAGGCGCACGCAGCAAGTAG
- a CDS encoding carboxymuconolactone decarboxylase family protein, with product MSLRIDYAHQSPELFRKYLEMSMALKKSSIDEKLKSLVEIRASQLNGCAFCLDMHVKQAKIAGERELRLYHVSIWRESNLFTPKERAALEWTEAVTKLGEHGVSDEIFDSVRKELSEKELTDLTFVLMVINGWNRVSVAFQAVPGSQDEAYGLTAAGLS from the coding sequence ATGTCCCTTCGCATTGACTACGCACACCAATCGCCTGAGTTGTTTCGCAAGTATCTGGAGATGAGCATGGCTCTGAAGAAGAGCAGCATCGACGAGAAGCTGAAGTCGCTGGTGGAGATTCGCGCTTCGCAGTTGAATGGCTGTGCCTTCTGCCTGGACATGCATGTGAAGCAGGCCAAGATTGCCGGGGAACGCGAGTTAAGGCTTTACCATGTGAGCATCTGGCGCGAGAGCAACCTGTTCACACCGAAGGAGCGAGCGGCGCTGGAGTGGACCGAGGCGGTGACGAAGCTGGGCGAACACGGCGTAAGCGATGAGATTTTCGATTCGGTTCGGAAGGAACTTTCGGAGAAAGAATTGACGGACCTGACCTTCGTTTTGATGGTGATTAATGGCTGGAATCGTGTGTCCGTTGCTTTCCAGGCGGTGCCGGGATCGCAGGATGAGGCTTACGGTCTGACGGCGGCAGGGCTGAGTTAA
- a CDS encoding RrF2 family transcriptional regulator, producing MQLRNHVEWALHCCAILAGLPEGKFLPAKVLAEFHGVPKEYLAKALQALSLAGLVEGTLGPNGGYRLKRAPENITFLDVVEAVEGKASTFVCTEIRGNNPCREPGYCDTKPCGIARVMWDADRVWRENLASVRMSDLMVTLLEDVPADQLAKNAEWLAERS from the coding sequence ATGCAACTTCGGAATCATGTGGAATGGGCTTTGCACTGTTGCGCGATTCTGGCTGGATTGCCGGAGGGCAAGTTTCTGCCTGCGAAGGTGCTGGCGGAGTTCCATGGGGTTCCGAAGGAGTATCTGGCAAAGGCGCTTCAGGCGTTGTCGCTGGCGGGGCTGGTGGAAGGAACACTTGGCCCCAATGGCGGCTATCGTCTGAAGCGTGCGCCGGAAAACATCACGTTTCTGGACGTGGTGGAGGCGGTGGAGGGGAAGGCTTCCACGTTTGTCTGCACGGAGATTCGTGGGAATAATCCTTGCCGCGAGCCGGGATATTGCGACACCAAGCCTTGCGGCATTGCGCGGGTGATGTGGGATGCGGACCGGGTATGGCGGGAAAATCTCGCCAGTGTGCGGATGTCGGATTTGATGGTTACTCTGCTTGAGGATGTGCCGGCTGACCAATTGGCGAAGAATGCCGAGTGGTTGGCGGAACGTAGCTGA
- a CDS encoding thiazole synthase: MEPLVIAGKAFQSRLIVGTGKYKDGPETRDAIEASGAEMVTVAVRRVNLDRSKESLLDFIDPQRYFLLPNTAGCYTGEEAIRAARLGREVGISDWVKIEVIGDKKTLYPDVAGTLLATEVLVKEGFTVLPYTSDDIVFAKRLIDAGAAAVMPLGAPIGSGLGLQNTANLRILREMITEVPLIVDAGVGTASDAAVAMEMGFDAVLMNTAIAEAREPVLMAEAMGNAVLAGRQAYLAGRMPRRLYASASSPLEGVSR, encoded by the coding sequence ATGGAACCTCTCGTCATTGCAGGCAAGGCATTTCAGTCGCGACTGATTGTTGGAACAGGAAAGTACAAGGATGGACCGGAGACGCGCGATGCCATTGAGGCGTCAGGTGCGGAGATGGTCACGGTTGCGGTGCGCCGTGTGAATCTGGACCGGTCGAAGGAGTCGCTGCTGGACTTTATTGATCCGCAACGATACTTCCTGCTGCCGAATACGGCAGGTTGCTATACGGGCGAAGAGGCGATCCGCGCCGCTCGTCTCGGGCGCGAAGTGGGTATCTCCGACTGGGTGAAAATTGAGGTCATTGGCGACAAAAAGACCCTGTATCCGGACGTAGCCGGGACACTGTTAGCAACTGAGGTTCTGGTGAAGGAAGGCTTTACGGTTCTCCCTTATACCTCTGATGACATTGTATTTGCGAAGCGGTTGATCGATGCTGGTGCGGCTGCCGTTATGCCGTTGGGAGCGCCGATCGGATCCGGGCTTGGTTTGCAGAACACGGCGAACCTGCGCATCCTGCGGGAAATGATCACGGAAGTTCCGCTGATCGTGGACGCGGGTGTTGGAACGGCTAGCGATGCGGCTGTTGCCATGGAGATGGGATTTGACGCGGTGCTGATGAATACGGCGATTGCTGAGGCTCGTGAGCCGGTATTGATGGCTGAGGCCATGGGCAATGCTGTGCTGGCAGGACGGCAGGCTTACCTGGCGGGTCGTATGCCGCGGCGCTTGTACGCTTCGGCGAGTTCGCCGTTGGAAGGCGTTTCACGGTAG
- a CDS encoding glycosyltransferase family 2 protein, translating to MTPELCVVVPTFNERENVPLLIRELSASLEGWNWEVVFVDDDSVDGTADVVSAHAKTNPRVRLIHRIGRRGLSSACMEGMLSSQAPLLAVMDADLQHDSSILPRMVQCLQQGSHDVVVGTRNSDGGSMGEFCKTRILLSRAGQRLSQTICRCKLSDPMSGFFLIRRNFLMEVVRDVRGEGFKILVDMLSSARRPVSLTEVGYTFRARTHGESKLDAAVAIEYLFLVLNKMLGDVIPVHLTLFMLVGCIGLILHLLTLLYLVDARHVHFLTAQIIATFLAMSENFLLNNRITFRDRRLKGKHLLPGIMRFAVTCSFGAWANFIFTRALWQSGVEWLVAGFAGIMIASVWNLSVSSFVTWPVRRHSADARPAYDPAIAGNIEVTH from the coding sequence TTGACACCTGAACTCTGTGTCGTAGTACCAACCTTTAACGAGCGGGAGAACGTCCCTCTCCTGATCCGGGAGCTATCTGCGTCCCTTGAAGGCTGGAACTGGGAGGTCGTCTTCGTAGACGACGACTCCGTCGACGGCACCGCAGACGTTGTCTCCGCCCACGCAAAAACGAACCCTCGTGTTCGACTCATTCACCGCATCGGTCGCCGTGGACTCTCCTCTGCCTGCATGGAAGGCATGTTGTCCTCACAGGCGCCGCTGCTCGCCGTCATGGACGCCGACCTCCAGCACGACTCCAGCATTCTTCCGCGCATGGTCCAATGCCTGCAACAGGGCTCGCACGATGTCGTGGTCGGCACCCGCAATTCTGATGGCGGCAGCATGGGCGAGTTCTGCAAGACGCGCATTCTTCTCAGCCGCGCGGGACAACGCCTTAGCCAGACGATATGCCGCTGCAAACTCTCTGATCCCATGAGCGGCTTCTTCCTCATCCGTCGGAATTTCCTCATGGAAGTGGTGCGCGACGTCCGCGGCGAAGGCTTCAAAATCCTGGTCGACATGCTCAGTTCCGCACGCCGCCCGGTCAGCCTCACAGAAGTCGGTTACACCTTCCGCGCTCGCACTCATGGCGAAAGCAAGCTAGATGCAGCGGTGGCCATCGAGTATCTCTTCCTCGTGCTGAACAAGATGCTGGGCGACGTCATCCCCGTGCATCTCACACTGTTCATGCTGGTCGGCTGCATCGGGCTTATTCTTCACCTGCTCACGCTGCTTTATCTGGTGGACGCGAGGCATGTTCACTTCCTCACCGCACAGATCATCGCCACCTTCCTGGCGATGTCTGAAAACTTCCTTCTGAACAACCGGATCACCTTCCGCGACCGACGTTTGAAGGGCAAACATCTTCTGCCGGGAATCATGCGATTCGCAGTCACATGTTCGTTTGGCGCATGGGCCAACTTCATCTTTACCCGCGCCCTTTGGCAGTCCGGCGTTGAGTGGTTGGTGGCAGGCTTTGCAGGCATCATGATCGCGTCTGTCTGGAATCTATCGGTGAGCAGCTTCGTAACATGGCCTGTCCGTCGCCACTCTGCAGATGCGCGGCCAGCCTATGATCCTGCCATCGCAGGCAACATTGAGGTCACGCATTGA
- a CDS encoding IclR family transcriptional regulator domain-containing protein, with translation MSDSAVLDSPAVLPSTPAVPAAPVKVSPAKALEIYQGDANFMTSLARGLTVLETFTQQMPQMTISQLANKTGLSRAAVRRCLYTLNKLGYVGSEDGQRYSLRPKMLSLSHTYTVSNTLSSAAQPILERMSEKLNESFSVATLDGDEIVYIARTQVQRLMSVDLHIGSRLPAYCTSMGRVLIASQPPDEVERYLSRVVLKPFTPRTVNTVEKLRMLLRNVRRNGYAVCDQEYEVGLRSMAVPVYAPSGKVIATINLSGHAPRMPMMEMQAKFLPYLRAAANELSVFLR, from the coding sequence GTGTCTGACTCTGCTGTCCTTGACTCGCCTGCCGTCCTCCCCAGCACTCCTGCCGTTCCCGCGGCCCCTGTAAAGGTCTCTCCCGCAAAGGCTCTTGAGATCTACCAGGGCGATGCCAACTTCATGACATCGTTGGCTCGTGGTCTGACAGTGCTGGAGACATTCACACAGCAAATGCCGCAGATGACCATCTCTCAGCTTGCGAACAAAACCGGCCTCAGCCGTGCCGCTGTTCGTCGCTGTCTCTACACGCTCAACAAACTCGGCTACGTAGGTTCTGAAGACGGCCAGCGTTATTCCCTGCGCCCAAAGATGCTGTCGCTCAGCCACACCTACACCGTCAGCAACACGCTCTCTTCTGCCGCGCAGCCCATCCTCGAACGCATGAGTGAAAAGCTGAACGAAAGCTTCTCCGTTGCAACGCTCGACGGTGATGAGATCGTGTACATCGCTCGCACACAGGTGCAGCGGCTCATGAGCGTCGATCTTCACATCGGCAGCCGCCTGCCCGCCTACTGCACCAGCATGGGCCGAGTCCTCATCGCGTCGCAGCCGCCAGACGAAGTGGAGCGTTACCTGTCCCGCGTGGTCCTGAAGCCGTTCACACCTCGTACGGTGAACACGGTCGAAAAACTCCGCATGCTCCTGCGCAACGTTCGCCGCAACGGCTACGCAGTCTGCGACCAGGAATACGAAGTCGGCCTCCGCTCTATGGCCGTACCGGTCTACGCACCAAGCGGCAAAGTCATTGCAACCATCAACCTCAGTGGTCATGCCCCGCGCATGCCCATGATGGAGATGCAGGCTAAGTTCCTGCCCTATCTGCGAGCTGCCGCGAACGAACTGAGCGTTTTTCTCCGCTAA
- a CDS encoding bifunctional transaldolase/phosoglucose isomerase, whose product MSSLELQVSLPSALQSTVASTAADWQSGNKLGRLFAKDASLWTSGQGSDDESIWLGWLDIVERQLGDLQSFAALRDDVKAAGFEHALLLGMGGSSLCPEVLSLTYGHQAGFPKLHIVDSTDPAQVAAARAAVNLKKTVCIVASKSGSTLEPNILKDYFFSEMQKEVGAAEAGKHFIAITDPGSKMEAVAKADGFRHIFYGDKTIGGRFSALSNFGIVPAAVAGLDVPKFLQEAKRGVDAAHTAEITKNPGVLLGIILGDAHNAGRDKLTFFTSPEIFDLGAWLEQLIAESTGKLGKGITPVDRETIGAPSVYGNDRVFAYIRLSTADNTALDAKVDALAAAGHPVVRFTIDDVYELPAIFYIWEIGVAVAGSVMGINTFNQPDVEAAKIETRKLTDEYAATGKLAEHEPILDVDGIKLFADEKYALTLSTTASGKTLTDYLKAHLAQIKQHDYFATLAYIEMTQEHEDLIQSFRMKVRDDKTVATCLGFGPRFLHSTGQDYKGGPNTGVFLQITADHAVDLAIPNAKYTFGVVIDAQAAGDLAVLQQRGRRALRVHLGADVSKGLDQLGLAITEALA is encoded by the coding sequence ATGAGCTCGCTCGAACTTCAGGTTTCGCTTCCTTCCGCGCTGCAAAGCACCGTTGCTTCTACCGCTGCCGATTGGCAGAGTGGCAACAAACTGGGCCGTCTTTTTGCAAAGGACGCTTCGCTGTGGACCAGCGGACAGGGCTCTGATGATGAGTCGATCTGGCTGGGCTGGCTGGATATTGTGGAGCGCCAGTTGGGCGATCTGCAGTCGTTTGCTGCGCTTCGGGATGATGTGAAGGCTGCTGGCTTTGAGCATGCGCTGCTGCTGGGCATGGGCGGATCGTCGCTTTGCCCGGAAGTTCTGTCGCTGACCTATGGCCATCAGGCTGGCTTCCCGAAGTTGCACATTGTTGATTCGACCGATCCGGCGCAGGTTGCAGCCGCGCGTGCCGCCGTAAACCTAAAGAAGACGGTTTGCATCGTGGCTTCGAAGTCGGGTTCGACGCTGGAGCCGAACATTCTGAAGGATTACTTCTTCAGCGAGATGCAGAAGGAAGTGGGCGCTGCCGAGGCGGGCAAGCACTTCATCGCGATCACCGATCCGGGCAGCAAGATGGAAGCAGTCGCGAAGGCTGACGGTTTCCGTCACATCTTCTACGGCGATAAGACTATTGGCGGTCGCTTCTCGGCGCTGTCGAACTTTGGCATTGTGCCGGCCGCTGTGGCTGGTTTGGATGTGCCGAAGTTTCTACAGGAAGCCAAGCGTGGCGTGGATGCGGCACACACCGCAGAGATCACGAAGAACCCCGGTGTTCTGCTGGGTATCATCCTGGGCGATGCGCACAATGCAGGCCGCGACAAGCTGACGTTCTTCACGTCGCCGGAGATTTTTGACCTGGGTGCGTGGCTGGAGCAGTTGATTGCTGAATCGACCGGCAAGCTGGGCAAGGGCATTACGCCGGTTGATCGCGAGACGATTGGTGCGCCGAGCGTTTACGGCAACGATCGCGTGTTTGCATATATTCGCCTCAGCACCGCAGACAACACAGCTCTTGATGCGAAGGTGGATGCGTTAGCGGCTGCTGGTCATCCTGTTGTTCGTTTCACGATTGACGATGTGTATGAGCTGCCTGCGATCTTCTACATCTGGGAGATTGGTGTGGCTGTTGCCGGTTCGGTGATGGGCATTAACACCTTCAACCAGCCGGACGTGGAAGCTGCGAAGATCGAAACGCGTAAGCTGACCGACGAGTACGCTGCAACGGGCAAGCTGGCTGAGCATGAGCCGATTTTGGATGTGGACGGCATCAAGCTGTTTGCGGATGAGAAGTATGCGCTGACGCTTTCGACCACTGCTTCCGGCAAGACGCTGACCGACTACCTGAAGGCGCATCTGGCGCAGATTAAGCAGCACGATTACTTTGCGACGCTCGCCTACATCGAGATGACGCAGGAGCATGAGGACCTGATCCAGAGCTTCCGCATGAAGGTGCGTGACGACAAGACGGTGGCTACGTGCCTCGGCTTTGGACCGCGCTTCCTGCACTCGACTGGTCAGGACTACAAGGGCGGACCGAACACGGGTGTGTTCCTGCAGATCACTGCCGATCATGCAGTGGACCTGGCGATTCCGAATGCGAAGTACACGTTCGGTGTTGTGATTGATGCGCAGGCCGCGGGCGATCTGGCTGTGCTGCAGCAGCGCGGACGTCGCGCTCTGCGTGTGCATTTGGGTGCCGATGTGTCGAAGGGATTGGATCAGCTTGGCCTGGCGATCACGGAAGCTCTCGCGTAA
- a CDS encoding peroxiredoxin family protein, with protein sequence MAALQDKLDEITQNTRKLVQPERLAISEQAIAELFSTGIEDRVLPVGSQAPSFALTDAVSSKIVRSSDLLALGPVIVNFFRGRWDPYCITELEVWRDLYPQVRERGALLVGISPQTLRQSDFTVQQHDIPYPLLQDANSVLAEQFGIAYAVSMTLQRYYRSILVNIPFINSGKNIMAAPDDSVWKLPLPATFVIGQDGTIRFAQAHADFRVRPEPEEVLAAI encoded by the coding sequence ATGGCCGCTTTGCAGGACAAGCTCGATGAAATTACACAGAACACGCGAAAGCTGGTGCAGCCTGAACGGCTTGCCATCAGCGAGCAGGCCATTGCCGAACTTTTCAGCACCGGCATTGAAGACCGCGTCCTGCCCGTGGGGTCACAGGCTCCATCCTTCGCGCTAACAGACGCCGTCAGCAGCAAGATCGTTCGATCCTCTGATCTGCTTGCGCTCGGGCCGGTCATCGTCAACTTCTTCCGCGGCCGCTGGGATCCTTACTGCATTACCGAGCTCGAAGTCTGGCGCGACCTCTATCCCCAGGTACGCGAACGTGGCGCTCTGCTCGTTGGCATCTCACCGCAGACACTTCGTCAAAGCGACTTCACCGTCCAGCAGCACGACATTCCCTACCCTCTGCTGCAGGATGCAAACAGCGTGCTCGCAGAACAGTTCGGCATTGCCTATGCCGTATCGATGACGCTACAGCGCTACTATCGCTCCATCCTGGTGAACATCCCGTTCATCAATAGCGGCAAAAACATCATGGCCGCGCCGGATGACAGCGTATGGAAGCTGCCGCTACCCGCCACCTTCGTCATCGGTCAAGACGGAACAATTCGATTCGCTCAAGCCCACGCTGACTTCCGCGTTCGCCCCGAACCGGAAGAAGTGCTCGCCGCGATCTAA
- a CDS encoding HD domain-containing protein — MQQAIEFILEVEKLKTVTRKVKPLGLERYENSAEHSWQLCLFAYSLESYAAEPVNMNHVIRMLLVHDIGEIDTGDTMAFVEGGWVERKRDELAAVRRIFGILPADKAAELESLWQEFEAGETAEARFANAIDRAMPALLNLNNNGQSWKENGISYDRVVKRIRGQIEEGCPALWQYMEPRLAEAKERGFFGA; from the coding sequence ATGCAGCAGGCGATTGAGTTCATTCTGGAAGTAGAAAAGCTGAAGACGGTAACGCGGAAGGTAAAGCCGCTGGGGCTGGAGCGATATGAAAACTCCGCGGAACATAGCTGGCAGCTTTGCCTGTTTGCCTATTCGCTGGAGAGCTATGCAGCAGAGCCGGTGAATATGAACCATGTGATCCGCATGCTTCTGGTGCATGACATTGGGGAGATTGATACTGGTGACACGATGGCGTTTGTGGAAGGCGGATGGGTGGAGCGCAAGCGCGATGAACTGGCTGCGGTGCGACGCATCTTTGGCATTTTGCCTGCGGATAAGGCTGCGGAGTTGGAATCGCTATGGCAGGAGTTTGAAGCAGGAGAGACGGCAGAGGCACGGTTTGCGAATGCGATCGATCGCGCGATGCCCGCGTTGTTGAACCTGAACAACAATGGCCAGAGCTGGAAGGAAAACGGCATTAGCTATGACCGTGTGGTGAAGCGTATTCGGGGACAGATTGAGGAAGGATGCCCGGCACTTTGGCAATACATGGAGCCGCGTCTTGCCGAAGCGAAAGAACGCGGCTTCTTCGGAGCGTAG